The window CTTGGCCGCATGGGCAAATAGCCCGTTGACCGGGTTCATGAACATGTTCTTCCAGACCAGGGCCGAAACCGTGGGCATCACGAAGAACGGGGCGATTACCAGGATCCGGACGATACCCTGGCCCCACATCGGCTGGTCGAGCAGAAGCCCTAAGCCGATACCGCCGACAATGGTGATGATCAAAACACCGCCGACCAGCAGGAGCGTGTTGCCGAGCGCGTCGAAAAAGGCAGGGTCGGTGAGGAAGAATTCATAGTTGGTGAACCCGATAAATTCCTCCACCTCCGGCGACAGAAGATTGTAATTGAGGAAGGAGAAATAGATCGTCATGGAAAGCGGCACGATCATCCAGCCCAGCAGCAGCAGGACGGCTGGAGAGACCATGAATCGTGCAGCAACGCGTGAATGACCGGTAGCCATAGCATGCACCCCGAATCACTGGGCGTTGACGGGGAAGCTGGAGACCGGCCGACAAACAGCCGGTCCCCATCCCGGAGGGCTTGCAGGGTCTACTTGTAGTAGCCCGCTTTCCTCATCGCCCGATCGGTCAGCATTTGGGCGTTCTGCAGGGCCTGATCGGCGGCAACGGTACCGGCGAGCGCCGCCGAGAACTGCTGGCCGACGGCCGTGGCAACCCCTTGGAATTCGGGGATGGCGACGAACTGGACGCCCACATACGGCACCTTGTCGACGGTCGGCTTGGTCGGGTCGGCGGAGTTGATGCTGTCCAGCGTGATTCCGGCGAAGGGAACCTTCGCGTATTCGGGATTGGCGTAGAGGGACTTCCGCGTTCCCGGAGGCACGTTGGCCCATCCCTCCTTCGAGGCAACCAGCGCCAGGTATTCCTTGGACGTGGCCCAGGCGATGAACTTCTTGGCGCTTTCGACCTTCTGCGATCCGGCAGGAACGGCCAGGGTCCAGGCCCACAGCCAGTTACCGCGCTTGCCGAGGCCTGTATCCGGCGCCAGGGCGAAGCCGACCTTGTCGGCCACGGTGCTGTCCTTCGGATCGGTCACGAACGATGCGGCGACGGTGGCGTCGATCCACATGCCGCATTTGCCCGACTGGAACAGGGCGAGGTTTTCGTTGAAGCCGTTCGACGAGGCACCTGGAGGGCCCGCTTTCTTCATCAGGTCGAGGTAGAAGGTCAGGGTCTTCCTCCACGGCTCCTTGTCGAACTGCGGCTTCCAATCCATGTCGAACCACTTGGCGCCGAAGGAATTGGAGGTGGCGGTCAGGAACGCCATGTTTTCGCCCCAGCCGGCCTTGCCGCGGAGACAAATGCCGTACACTTCGTTCGCCTTGTCGGTCATCGCCTCGGCGGCCTTGGCGATGAAGTCCCAGGTCGGCGCCTTGGGCATGGTCAGCCCGGCCTTCTTCATCAGGTCGGCGCGGTACATCACCATCGAGCTTTCGCCGTAGAATGGCGCTGCATACAGCTTGCCGTCGATCGTCAGGCCGTTGCGGATGGCGGGCAGCAGGTCATCGACGTCATAGGAAGCCGGCAGGTCGTTGAGCGAAACCAGCCAACCCTTCTTGCCCCAGATCGGCACTTCATAGGTCCCGATGGTCATGATGTCGTACTGGCCGCCCTTGGTGGCGATGTCGGTGGTGACGCGCTGACGCAGCACGTTTTCTTCCAACACCACCCATTCCACTTCGATGCCGGGGTTTTTGGCGGAAAAATCTCCGGTCAGCTTTTGCATGCGGATCATGTCGCCGTTATTGACCGTGGCGACGGTCAGTTTCTCGGCCAGCGCGGATGTCGCGGTTAGCGACACGGCCGCTATGCCGATCAGCAAACGAGAGAAGAGTGTCATGTGAGCCTCCGTTAGCGGATATGGGCAATTGCTTATCTTTTGAATAATTATTCGGCTTGCGGGCCTCTGAGTCAAAAGGAATCTATGGCCGGTTGCAAAAAAATGCGCGGCCACCCTTATTCTGGGCAGTATTTCGTTTGGAAAAACAACTGGACAGCGAAGAAAATGGGCGGGAGCGCCCTATTCCGCGAGGGCTGCGGCCGTGGTCTCGTCGGTGATGAGCCCGGTCAGCCATTGGCCGGTCAGTGCCCCGCGTATTGCCCGCAGCTTGTTCGATCCGCGGGCCACGCCGATGAGGGGCCGCGCCGCGGGCTGGGTCAGCGGAACGCTGGCGACGCGGTCGTTGGTCAGGCCGGGAACGAGTCTGCCCAGGTCGTTGAAGGCCCAGCCGATGATCTCGCCGGCGGCACCGGCCGCCTGCAACTCGTGGAGTTCCTTGCGGGTGATGAAGCCGTCGGTCAGAAGCGGAGGGGCGTCGTTGAGTTCGCCTATCCCAACGAAAGCCACGTCGGCCGATAGGGCCAGGTCGATATTGCTGCGGATGGGTTTTTGCGCGCAGATGACGTCGCGCTCTTCCTTCGACGTCGCCACCACGGGCACGGCAAGAGGATGTCGTGGGGCCTGGGTGGCGTCTCCAATTGCCGTGATGGGATCGGTTACGTTGGCCGAACCGTCCGGCGCAAGGCTGCCCACCAATGAAACGATTTTGTGGTGGGGGCAACTCATCCTTGATACCTGGTCCACCGCCCCGCGGATTTCACGGCCGGTTCCCAACGCCATCACGATGGGCGTTTCCGATTTGAGGTATTTCTCCATCTCCGCCGCCGCGACTTCGGCGATCCCGAGCGCCGGGTCGTTGGATGTCGGATCGACCAGCGTGACCTCGCAAAAGGACAATCCGTATCGGTCTTTAAGGCGTTGGGCCAGCTCCATGCATCGGGCTATGGGGTGGTCCAGTTTGAACTTCACCAGCCGTTCCCGCATCGCCAGCGCCACCATCCGTTGCGCGGCCTGACGGGAGATGTTCATTTTTGCGGCGATTTCGTCCTGGGTATTCTGCGCGACATAGTAAAGCCAACCCGCTCGGGCGGCATCATCCAGGCGAAGACGGTCGATTTTCGAGTCGCGTGGCATGGGCGCCAATCAGAACTGCTATTTCAACAGTGTCGCAGCCTATTTGGCATTTGCCCATCATTCAAGCAATTGCTGGTTCCAAAGGGCGGGAATTTGCGATTGGAGTTAGTCCTGGGCGCCTTTTGATGCCCGAAATTGGGGTCAGCAGCCCCCGCAGCTACGTCCGTTTTACCTTGTCCGCGTCCGAGAGCCGACATTCCGTTCTTCGGCCTCCAAGCAGAAAGGCATCTTTGCCTCCGAAAATCCGGGTCGCGTCAAAAACCGTAAGGTACGAGGCCAAGTGCCGCCGTCGGACGATCGACGCCGCCTAACGATCCATCCTGGCGGATAGTCGCATTTTATGAGGCCAGTCGCATGAATTGGGTCATCCTACAAAGAAGCGTGGTGGGCCCGGCAGGACTCGAACCTGCAACCAGACCGTTATGAGCGGCCGGCTCTAACCAGTTGAGCTACGGGCCCGAGAGGGACGGCTTCCCATAGCAGGATTCGGGCATCGGATACAATCCATCCGATGCCCCTCCCGTGGCCGCGCTGGGGGCGATGCCCGGCCTAATAGTCGAGGAAGCTTCTGAGCTTGCGGGAACGGCTGGGGTGCTTGAGCTTGCGCAGCGCCTTGGCCTCGATCTGGCGGATGCGCTCGCGGGTCACGCTGAACTGCTGGCCGACCTCTTCCAGCGTATGGTCGGTGTTCA of the Shumkonia mesophila genome contains:
- a CDS encoding ABC transporter substrate-binding protein; translation: MTLFSRLLIGIAAVSLTATSALAEKLTVATVNNGDMIRMQKLTGDFSAKNPGIEVEWVVLEENVLRQRVTTDIATKGGQYDIMTIGTYEVPIWGKKGWLVSLNDLPASYDVDDLLPAIRNGLTIDGKLYAAPFYGESSMVMYRADLMKKAGLTMPKAPTWDFIAKAAEAMTDKANEVYGICLRGKAGWGENMAFLTATSNSFGAKWFDMDWKPQFDKEPWRKTLTFYLDLMKKAGPPGASSNGFNENLALFQSGKCGMWIDATVAASFVTDPKDSTVADKVGFALAPDTGLGKRGNWLWAWTLAVPAGSQKVESAKKFIAWATSKEYLALVASKEGWANVPPGTRKSLYANPEYAKVPFAGITLDSINSADPTKPTVDKVPYVGVQFVAIPEFQGVATAVGQQFSAALAGTVAADQALQNAQMLTDRAMRKAGYYK
- a CDS encoding sugar-binding transcriptional regulator, producing the protein MPRDSKIDRLRLDDAARAGWLYYVAQNTQDEIAAKMNISRQAAQRMVALAMRERLVKFKLDHPIARCMELAQRLKDRYGLSFCEVTLVDPTSNDPALGIAEVAAAEMEKYLKSETPIVMALGTGREIRGAVDQVSRMSCPHHKIVSLVGSLAPDGSANVTDPITAIGDATQAPRHPLAVPVVATSKEERDVICAQKPIRSNIDLALSADVAFVGIGELNDAPPLLTDGFITRKELHELQAAGAAGEIIGWAFNDLGRLVPGLTNDRVASVPLTQPAARPLIGVARGSNKLRAIRGALTGQWLTGLITDETTAAALAE